In Tenacibaculum pacificus, a single window of DNA contains:
- a CDS encoding DEAD/DEAH box helicase, with product MSTFLDLGLKEPINKALTDLGYEKPTVIQEKAIPQIISSTADLKAFAQTGTGKTAAFSLPIIEQIDALDKNTQAIILSPTRELAVQIGNNIKDFAKYIPDLKVVTVYGGSNIEEQIRGLKRGAQIVVGTPGRTVDLINRRALRLGNVKWLVLDEADEMLNMGFKDELDKVLDATPETKQTLLFSATFPREVEAIARNYMDNPVEITSGEKNQGSDNVTHEYYVVNERTRYQALKRIADVNTDIYAIIFCRTRRETQEVANNLIKDGYSADALHGDLSQQQRDSVMGKFRKKTIQILVATDVAARGLDVTELTHVINHKLPDQIENYNHRSGRTGRAGNKGISAVLVNNKEKGRLRSIERIIKKKFEAKKVPTGKEICQNQLMHLIEKVKATEVNNEQIEEFLPSIYEKLEDLTREELIQKFVSLEFNKFLTYYNKSDDLNDISNKDSSRARATDENMTRFFINLGRKDKLNPATLIGLINDQKIADKIEIGAIDILDTFSFFEIDKNFEKETLEAFSANGADFNGRSVNIEITKSNRGGGGGRKPRGGGFGGRKPRSGGSDRAPRGRAPRDRDSSSSSRSGGDSRRRSDTGSSPRRSNGDGASSGFGRRRSRD from the coding sequence ATGTCAACATTTTTAGATTTAGGCTTAAAAGAGCCTATCAACAAAGCATTAACAGATTTAGGTTACGAAAAACCAACTGTAATTCAAGAAAAAGCAATTCCTCAAATTATTTCATCTACGGCTGACTTAAAGGCATTTGCTCAAACAGGAACAGGTAAAACAGCCGCATTTAGTTTACCTATTATAGAGCAAATAGATGCTTTAGATAAAAATACACAAGCTATTATCTTATCTCCTACTCGTGAACTTGCTGTTCAAATAGGAAATAACATTAAAGATTTCGCTAAATACATACCAGATTTAAAAGTGGTAACGGTATATGGTGGTTCTAATATTGAAGAACAAATAAGAGGCTTAAAAAGAGGCGCTCAAATTGTTGTAGGAACTCCTGGAAGAACTGTCGATTTAATAAATCGTAGAGCTTTAAGATTAGGAAACGTAAAATGGTTAGTTTTAGATGAAGCTGATGAAATGCTTAACATGGGGTTCAAAGATGAACTTGATAAAGTATTAGACGCTACTCCTGAAACAAAACAAACTTTATTGTTTTCAGCAACTTTCCCAAGAGAAGTAGAAGCAATTGCTAGAAACTACATGGATAACCCTGTTGAAATAACATCAGGAGAAAAAAACCAAGGTTCTGATAATGTTACTCACGAGTATTATGTAGTAAACGAAAGAACTCGTTACCAAGCATTAAAAAGAATTGCAGATGTAAATACTGATATTTACGCAATTATTTTCTGTAGAACAAGACGTGAAACTCAAGAAGTAGCTAATAATCTTATTAAAGATGGTTATAGTGCTGATGCGTTACATGGAGACTTATCTCAACAACAAAGAGATAGTGTTATGGGGAAATTCCGTAAGAAAACAATTCAAATTTTAGTTGCAACTGATGTTGCTGCTCGTGGATTAGATGTTACTGAATTAACACACGTTATTAACCATAAATTACCAGACCAAATTGAAAACTACAATCACCGTAGTGGAAGAACTGGTAGAGCAGGTAACAAAGGTATTTCTGCTGTTTTAGTTAACAATAAAGAAAAAGGTAGATTACGTTCTATTGAGCGTATTATCAAAAAGAAATTTGAAGCTAAAAAAGTACCTACTGGTAAAGAAATTTGCCAAAATCAATTAATGCATTTAATTGAAAAGGTAAAAGCTACAGAGGTTAACAATGAACAAATTGAAGAGTTTTTACCTAGTATCTATGAAAAATTAGAGGATTTAACTAGAGAAGAATTAATTCAAAAATTCGTTTCATTAGAATTTAATAAGTTCTTAACTTATTATAATAAATCTGATGACTTAAACGATATATCTAATAAAGATAGTTCAAGAGCTAGAGCAACAGATGAAAACATGACTCGTTTCTTTATCAACTTAGGTAGAAAAGATAAATTAAATCCAGCTACATTAATTGGATTAATTAACGATCAGAAAATTGCTGATAAAATAGAAATCGGAGCGATTGATATTTTAGATACTTTCTCTTTCTTTGAAATAGATAAAAACTTTGAAAAAGAAACTCTAGAAGCTTTTAGCGCTAATGGTGCTGATTTTAACGGAAGATCTGTAAACATTGAAATTACCAAATCTAATCGCGGTGGCGGTGGCGGAAGAAAACCTCGTGGTGGTGGATTCGGTGGAAGAAAACCTCGTAGTGGTGGAAGTGATAGAGCACCTAGAGGAAGAGCACCTAGAGATAGAGACTCATCTTCATCTAGTAGAAGTGGTGGTGATTCAAGAAGACGTAGCGATACAGGTTCTTCACCAAGAAGAAGTAATGGTGACGGTGCATCTTCAGGTTTTGGAAGAAGACGTAGTAGAGATTAA
- a CDS encoding efflux RND transporter periplasmic adaptor subunit: protein MKKLITILVLIILIISCKSKKEDHTGHYHTSEEKIVVSVKENEEEHAENELHLTTAQVAFANIKVAKISQRKIRNRISVTGTIEVPPQSKATIYAPLESFVYRTDLLPGDKVRKGQTVAVLQHPNFIKLQYSYLEAINNYNVTKADYERKKMLLENEITSKKSFQISEGICNSAKSLVDSYASQLKMANLSPSSISKNGIQQYVYIKSPISGYVVENNLNKGMFLSANSEMMEIIDTDHMHAELNVFGTDITKIKKGDEFIFKPSGIDTAYKGYIKLISQKVNDKTKTVNVHGHFEDEQNILKSGMFINADVLLGGEKKFTVPEAAIIEKDGESFIFMAESAVEFTHLKVTLGNNDNGFVAIKTIQGNNFDIKIVTEGAHILKGKLLQQAGAVGGHVH, encoded by the coding sequence ATGAAAAAACTTATCACAATACTAGTTTTAATAATATTGATTATCAGTTGTAAATCAAAAAAAGAAGACCATACAGGACACTATCATACATCCGAAGAAAAAATTGTGGTATCTGTAAAAGAAAATGAAGAAGAACACGCAGAAAATGAATTGCATTTAACAACCGCACAAGTAGCATTTGCAAATATAAAAGTAGCCAAAATTTCGCAACGAAAAATACGAAATAGAATTTCTGTAACAGGTACAATAGAAGTTCCTCCGCAAAGTAAAGCAACTATTTACGCTCCTTTAGAATCGTTTGTATATAGAACCGATTTATTACCTGGGGATAAAGTGCGAAAAGGGCAAACCGTTGCAGTTTTACAACATCCTAATTTTATAAAATTGCAATATTCGTATTTAGAAGCAATTAATAATTACAATGTTACAAAGGCCGATTATGAGCGTAAAAAAATGTTATTAGAAAATGAAATTACTTCAAAAAAATCGTTTCAAATATCAGAAGGAATATGTAATTCGGCAAAAAGTTTAGTAGATAGTTATGCTTCACAATTAAAGATGGCAAATTTATCGCCAAGTAGTATTTCAAAAAATGGGATTCAACAATATGTTTACATAAAATCACCGATTTCTGGTTATGTTGTAGAAAATAATTTAAATAAAGGAATGTTTTTATCAGCAAATTCGGAAATGATGGAAATTATTGATACCGACCATATGCATGCCGAATTAAATGTTTTTGGAACAGATATTACCAAAATTAAAAAAGGCGATGAGTTTATTTTTAAACCTTCAGGAATTGACACAGCATATAAAGGTTATATTAAATTAATTAGTCAAAAAGTAAATGATAAAACTAAAACAGTAAATGTTCATGGGCATTTTGAAGATGAACAAAATATTTTAAAATCGGGAATGTTTATTAATGCCGATGTGTTATTAGGTGGTGAAAAAAAATTTACTGTTCCTGAAGCCGCAATTATAGAAAAAGATGGAGAAAGCTTTATTTTTATGGCAGAAAGTGCTGTTGAATTTACTCATTTAAAAGTTACCTTAGGTAATAATGATAATGGTTTTGTAGCTATAAAAACCATTCAAGGAAATAATTTTGATATTAAAATAGTTACCGAAGGAGCACATATTTTAAAAGGAAAATTATTGCAACAAGCAGGAGCTGTAGGAGGTCATGTACATTAA
- a CDS encoding prohibitin family protein, with protein MNNNRQLDFQLPKGGLLLGIIAVIAIIGFNKSTVTIKSGQAGVLYKTFGGGVVTDEPAMGEGFQIVAPWNKVFIYEVRQQEIFEKMQVLSSNGLEIRLEASAWFQPQSDKIGSLHQEKGENYISRVIQPAIRSAARSVVGRYTPEQLYSSKRDVIQTEIFVETKKILDKQFIQLNEVLVRDVTLPTTIKTAIERKLKQEQESLEYEFRLVTAQKEAEKQIIEAKGKADANKILSASLTDKILQDKGIEATLKLAESPNSKVVLIGAGKSGMPIILGNQ; from the coding sequence ATGAATAATAATAGACAATTAGATTTTCAATTACCAAAAGGAGGTCTTCTTTTAGGAATAATCGCTGTAATCGCAATTATAGGTTTTAATAAATCAACTGTAACTATTAAATCAGGACAAGCAGGTGTTTTATATAAAACATTTGGCGGTGGTGTCGTAACCGATGAACCTGCAATGGGTGAGGGATTTCAAATTGTAGCACCTTGGAATAAAGTTTTTATTTACGAAGTACGTCAGCAAGAGATTTTTGAAAAAATGCAAGTTTTATCATCAAATGGATTAGAAATTAGATTAGAAGCTTCTGCTTGGTTTCAACCTCAATCTGATAAAATAGGTTCTTTACATCAGGAAAAAGGAGAGAATTATATTTCAAGAGTTATTCAACCAGCTATTCGTTCAGCAGCTCGTAGTGTTGTAGGACGTTATACTCCTGAACAATTATATTCTAGTAAAAGAGATGTAATTCAAACAGAAATTTTTGTAGAAACCAAAAAGATTTTAGACAAACAGTTTATTCAATTAAATGAAGTTTTAGTTAGAGATGTTACTTTACCTACCACAATTAAAACAGCAATTGAACGTAAATTAAAACAAGAGCAAGAATCTTTAGAATATGAGTTTAGATTAGTTACCGCTCAAAAAGAAGCTGAAAAACAAATTATTGAAGCAAAAGGTAAAGCTGATGCAAACAAAATTTTAAGTGCTTCTTTAACTGATAAGATTTTACAAGATAAAGGTATTGAAGCTACTTTAAAATTAGCAGAATCACCAAATAGTAAAGTTGTATTAATTGGTGCAGGTAAAAGTGGAATGCCTATTATTTTAGGAAATCAATAA
- a CDS encoding type ISP restriction/modification enzyme translates to MTIQEYITKINTLFITGNAREHSYRGDLQNLIMAILPDVLVTNEPARVACGAPDYVLTRKNIPIGYIEAKDIGIDLKSKTLKEQFDRYKAGLTNLAFTDYLEFQFYRNGELTTKIAIAKIENGQIVGIPENFKQFTQLIKNFAQIISQTIKSPTVLAQMMAGKAKLMANIIEKSLNKDDQNEHRSNIKSQMLSFQQMLIHDIDNKAFADIYAQTIAYGMFAARYHDPTLENFSRQEAAELIPKSNPFLRKLFQDIAGFDLDDRIAWIVDELVQIFLASDVSDIMKNFGKSTKQEDPVVHFYETFLGEYNPALRKSRGVWYTPQPVVNFIVRAVDDVLKSEFNLAQGIADTSKTKIKVKIPTNDKRSKSGYKEVDKEVHKVQILDPATGTGTFLAEVIKHIHKKFKGQQGIWSNYVSKDLIPRLNGFELLMASYAMAHLKMDMLLTETGYKPKDGQRFKIFLTNSLEEAHKDSNNLFSKWLADEADQANAIKRDAPVMCIIGNPPYSGESSNKSDWIMKLMQDYKKEPGGKIKLKEQNSKFINDDYVKFMRFGQHFIEKNESGVLAFINPHGFLDNPTFRGMRWNLLKTYDKIYTIDLHGNSKKKETCPDGSPDQNVFDIMQGVAITFLIKTGKKKAHELGKVFHYDLFGKRDFKYSFLTENNLKSINFVELPNKAPNYFMVQKDFEAEDEYNKGIYLTQLFNQTSLGVLSKNDSVTIEFEKSSLNKTIENFKTYDELELRKIYNLKKDSRDWILAKAKEDLTINYSEYNFKKITYRPFDNRWTYFTGKPKGFFAYSQNRIMKNMQDGKNFALISGRQGQAVGNMQWNLSFITNKISDQNIYYRGGGSVFPLYLYPEEKKDTDIFSEDKKGEAIARVPNLDKKIINKIAKKLGLKFTNEKEETAKTFAPIDVLDYIYAVLHSPNYRETYKEFLKIDFPRVPFPKDEKTFWDLVKLGGEIRQIHLLESPIVEDAITQYLGDGDNIITRKLTKTDIGYEAVTDTHGKVWINDINYFDNVPLVAWEFYIGGYQPAQKWLKDRKGRELDYEDIFHYNKIIVALTQTDKIMKEIDLIDFIENDEK, encoded by the coding sequence ATGACAATACAAGAATACATTACCAAAATAAATACGCTTTTTATAACTGGTAATGCCCGAGAACACTCTTACAGAGGCGATTTACAAAATCTTATTATGGCAATTTTGCCCGATGTTTTAGTAACCAACGAACCCGCAAGAGTTGCCTGTGGTGCGCCTGATTACGTATTAACACGCAAAAATATTCCTATCGGGTATATTGAAGCGAAAGATATCGGAATCGATTTAAAAAGTAAAACCCTAAAAGAACAATTCGACAGATACAAAGCTGGTTTAACAAACTTAGCTTTTACCGATTATCTAGAATTTCAGTTTTATAGAAATGGCGAATTAACCACAAAAATTGCCATCGCTAAAATTGAAAATGGGCAAATTGTTGGAATCCCTGAAAACTTTAAACAGTTTACACAACTGATAAAAAATTTTGCACAGATAATATCGCAAACCATAAAATCGCCCACAGTATTGGCGCAAATGATGGCGGGTAAAGCCAAATTAATGGCGAATATCATTGAAAAATCATTAAATAAAGATGACCAAAATGAACATCGCTCGAATATAAAATCGCAAATGTTGTCGTTTCAACAAATGCTAATTCATGATATTGATAACAAAGCTTTTGCCGATATTTATGCACAAACAATCGCTTACGGAATGTTTGCCGCCCGATATCACGACCCAACATTAGAAAATTTTTCAAGACAAGAAGCCGCCGAATTAATTCCAAAAAGTAATCCGTTTTTACGTAAACTTTTTCAAGATATTGCGGGCTTCGATTTAGATGACCGTATTGCGTGGATTGTAGATGAATTAGTACAAATATTTTTAGCTTCCGATGTTTCCGACATCATGAAAAACTTCGGTAAAAGCACCAAACAAGAAGACCCCGTTGTACATTTTTACGAAACGTTTTTAGGAGAATACAACCCTGCTTTGCGAAAATCTCGTGGTGTTTGGTACACACCGCAACCCGTAGTTAATTTTATTGTTAGAGCGGTTGATGATGTACTAAAATCAGAATTTAACCTTGCACAAGGGATAGCCGACACTAGCAAAACTAAAATAAAAGTAAAAATCCCTACTAATGATAAACGTTCTAAAAGTGGTTATAAAGAGGTAGATAAAGAAGTACACAAAGTACAAATTTTAGACCCCGCAACAGGTACGGGAACTTTTTTAGCCGAAGTTATAAAACACATTCACAAAAAATTTAAAGGACAACAAGGAATTTGGAGCAACTACGTTTCTAAAGATTTAATTCCTCGTTTAAATGGTTTTGAATTGTTAATGGCAAGTTATGCAATGGCGCATCTTAAAATGGATATGCTACTCACAGAAACTGGCTACAAGCCCAAAGACGGCCAACGTTTTAAAATATTTTTAACCAATAGTTTAGAAGAAGCCCACAAAGATAGTAATAACTTATTTAGTAAATGGTTAGCCGATGAAGCCGACCAAGCAAATGCTATTAAAAGAGATGCCCCTGTGATGTGTATTATTGGAAATCCGCCGTATAGCGGTGAAAGTTCTAATAAAAGTGACTGGATTATGAAGTTAATGCAAGATTATAAAAAAGAACCTGGTGGAAAAATTAAATTAAAAGAACAAAATTCCAAATTTATAAATGATGATTATGTAAAATTTATGCGTTTTGGGCAACACTTTATTGAAAAAAATGAAAGCGGTGTTTTAGCTTTTATCAATCCGCATGGTTTTTTAGACAATCCAACTTTTAGAGGAATGCGTTGGAATTTATTAAAAACCTACGATAAAATTTATACCATAGATTTACACGGAAATTCAAAGAAAAAAGAAACCTGCCCCGATGGTTCGCCCGACCAAAATGTGTTTGATATTATGCAAGGCGTAGCAATTACGTTTCTTATTAAAACAGGAAAGAAAAAAGCCCACGAATTAGGAAAAGTTTTTCATTATGATTTATTCGGAAAACGTGATTTTAAATATTCTTTTCTTACTGAAAATAATTTAAAATCAATAAATTTTGTTGAATTACCCAACAAAGCACCCAATTATTTTATGGTGCAAAAAGATTTTGAAGCAGAAGATGAATATAATAAAGGAATTTATCTTACTCAATTATTTAATCAAACTTCTTTAGGTGTTTTATCAAAAAATGATAGTGTTACAATTGAGTTCGAAAAATCATCATTAAATAAAACAATTGAAAATTTTAAAACTTATGATGAATTAGAATTACGTAAAATTTATAATCTAAAAAAAGATAGTAGAGATTGGATTTTAGCAAAAGCTAAAGAAGATTTAACTATAAATTATAGTGAATATAATTTCAAAAAAATTACTTATCGCCCTTTTGACAATAGATGGACATATTTTACAGGTAAACCAAAAGGTTTTTTTGCATATAGTCAAAATAGAATTATGAAAAATATGCAAGATGGTAAAAACTTTGCATTAATATCAGGACGGCAAGGTCAAGCTGTTGGAAATATGCAATGGAATCTATCATTTATAACTAATAAAATTTCCGACCAAAATATATATTATCGTGGTGGTGGCTCAGTTTTCCCTCTCTATTTATATCCCGAAGAAAAAAAAGATACTGATATTTTTTCCGAAGATAAAAAAGGAGAAGCAATAGCACGAGTTCCAAATTTAGATAAAAAAATCATCAATAAAATTGCTAAAAAATTAGGTTTAAAATTCACGAATGAGAAAGAGGAAACCGCAAAAACTTTTGCCCCAATTGATGTTTTAGATTATATCTATGCCGTTTTACACTCGCCAAATTATCGAGAAACGTACAAAGAATTTTTAAAGATAGATTTCCCTAGAGTTCCTTTTCCTAAAGATGAAAAAACATTTTGGGACTTGGTAAAATTAGGCGGAGAAATACGCCAAATTCATTTATTAGAAAGCCCAATTGTAGAAGATGCAATTACGCAATATTTAGGCGATGGCGATAATATAATTACCCGAAAATTAACAAAAACAGATATTGGTTATGAAGCTGTAACCGATACACACGGAAAAGTTTGGATAAACGATATCAATTATTTTGATAATGTTCCTTTAGTTGCTTGGGAATTTTATATTGGCGGTTATCAACCTGCTCAAAAGTGGTTAAAAGACCGTAAAGGACGAGAATTAGATTACGAAGATATTTTTCATTATAATAAAATTATCGTTGCTTTAACACAAACCGACAAAATAATGAAAGAAATTGATTTGATTGATTTTATAGAAAATGACGAGAAATAA
- a CDS encoding ABC-F family ATP-binding cassette domain-containing protein, with the protein MLSVSNLSVQFGKRILFDEVNTKFTQGNCYGIIGANGAGKSTFLKIISGVQEATSGHVHLEPGKRMSVLTQDHYAFDEFTTLDTVLKGNKELYKIKSEIDALYADYTDENAEKIGELQVRFEEMDGWNADSAAATLLSNLGIKEEDHYTLLADLDSKKKVRILLAQALFGNPDVLIMDEPTNDLDFETIAWLENFLANFDNTVIVVSHDRHFLDAVCTHISDIDFAKINHFSGNYTFWYESSQLAAKQRAQQNKKSEDKKKELEEFIRRFSANMAKSKQATSRKKMIDKLNVDEIKPSSRRYPAIIFDRDREAGDQILNIEGLSKEFEGEPLFANVDINLNKGDKVAIISKSSKAVSTFYQIISGNEEADSGKYNWGVTTTQSYLPSDNSSFFQDGELDLVDWLRQYAQTEEEREEVFLRGFLGKMIFSGEEALKKSNVLSGGEKVRCMLSRMMMTRANIVMLDEPTNHLDLESIQALNNSLINFKGTVLFSTHDHEFAQTVANRVIEITPKGVIDKYSTFDDYLADPKVKELRKKMYS; encoded by the coding sequence ATGTTATCAGTTTCTAATTTATCAGTTCAGTTTGGTAAACGTATTTTGTTTGATGAAGTAAATACTAAGTTTACACAAGGAAATTGCTACGGTATTATCGGAGCAAACGGAGCGGGAAAATCTACTTTCTTAAAAATTATATCAGGAGTACAAGAGGCAACATCTGGTCATGTTCATTTAGAACCAGGTAAAAGAATGTCTGTTTTAACGCAAGATCATTATGCTTTTGATGAGTTTACGACTTTAGATACTGTATTAAAAGGAAATAAAGAATTATATAAAATTAAATCGGAAATTGATGCCTTATACGCTGATTACACCGATGAAAATGCAGAGAAAATAGGGGAGTTACAAGTTCGTTTTGAAGAAATGGATGGTTGGAATGCCGATTCTGCTGCTGCAACATTATTATCTAATTTAGGTATTAAAGAAGAAGACCATTATACTTTATTAGCCGACTTAGATTCTAAGAAAAAAGTACGTATCTTATTAGCACAAGCATTGTTTGGTAATCCTGATGTGTTAATTATGGATGAACCTACCAACGATTTAGATTTTGAAACAATCGCTTGGTTAGAAAATTTCTTAGCTAATTTTGATAACACGGTAATCGTTGTATCGCATGACCGTCACTTTTTAGATGCTGTTTGTACACATATTTCTGATATTGATTTTGCTAAAATTAATCATTTTTCAGGAAATTATACTTTCTGGTATGAATCTAGTCAATTAGCGGCAAAGCAAAGAGCGCAACAAAATAAAAAATCAGAAGATAAAAAGAAAGAATTAGAAGAATTCATTCGTCGTTTTTCGGCAAACATGGCAAAGTCTAAACAAGCTACTTCTCGTAAGAAGATGATAGACAAGTTAAATGTTGATGAAATTAAACCTTCTAGTCGTCGTTATCCTGCAATTATTTTTGATAGAGATAGAGAAGCTGGAGATCAAATTTTAAACATCGAAGGATTATCTAAAGAATTTGAAGGTGAACCATTATTTGCCAATGTTGACATCAATTTAAATAAAGGAGATAAAGTTGCAATTATTTCTAAAAGTTCGAAAGCTGTTTCTACTTTTTATCAAATTATATCAGGTAACGAAGAAGCAGACTCAGGAAAATATAATTGGGGAGTAACAACTACGCAATCTTATTTACCTTCGGATAATTCATCTTTTTTCCAAGATGGAGAATTAGATTTAGTAGATTGGTTACGCCAATACGCACAAACAGAAGAAGAAAGAGAAGAAGTATTTTTAAGAGGATTTTTAGGTAAAATGATTTTCTCTGGAGAAGAAGCTTTAAAGAAAAGTAATGTTTTATCTGGAGGGGAAAAGGTTCGTTGTATGTTATCTAGAATGATGATGACAAGAGCAAACATCGTTATGTTAGACGAACCTACAAATCACTTAGATTTAGAATCTATTCAAGCATTAAACAACTCTTTAATTAACTTTAAAGGAACGGTTTTATTCTCTACTCATGACCACGAGTTTGCGCAAACCGTAGCAAACAGAGTTATTGAAATAACGCCAAAAGGTGTAATTGATAAGTATTCAACTTTTGATGATTATTTAGCTGACCCAAAAGTTAAAGAATTAAGAAAGAAAATGTATTCATAA
- a CDS encoding ATP-dependent DNA helicase: MIATATKFSKEVLKDFPYQPTLKQELLLDKLACFIFDNNDNALFILKGYAGTGKTTIISTVVNNLEKANRKGVLLAPTGRAAKVISGYSKKKAFTIHKKIYFAKKQGNSGMSFVKQPNKHVNTIFIVDEASMISDAQQNSKLFENGSLLDDLISYVYSGKNCKLVFIGDTAQLPPVKLTISPALESDKLSFDFNKDVIEIELDEVVRQEQNSGILANATDLRMLIQYNTTDFQFNINYPDIIRLEDSYDIQDAITTAYDGDTGVEDTAFIVRSNKRANQYNDQIRTKIRGQENEISTGDYVMIVKNNYFWLKESSSAGFIANGDICEVMRINSIKELYGFKFAEVEVRMIDYPDMPAFETVLLLDTLSSESPSLTYEQSNKLYEAVKEDFAGETKYKQFMEVKKNKYFNALQVKFSYAMTCHKSQGGQWDTVFIEQPYLPDGQSVEYLRWLYTAITRAQNKLYLIGFQDDYFLD; the protein is encoded by the coding sequence ATGATAGCGACTGCAACAAAATTTAGTAAAGAAGTTCTTAAAGATTTTCCATATCAACCCACTTTAAAACAAGAATTACTATTAGATAAATTAGCCTGTTTTATATTCGATAACAACGATAATGCCTTATTTATATTAAAAGGGTATGCTGGTACAGGTAAAACAACCATTATAAGTACAGTTGTTAATAATCTAGAAAAAGCAAATAGAAAAGGAGTTTTACTCGCGCCTACAGGACGTGCCGCGAAAGTTATCTCAGGATACTCTAAAAAGAAAGCATTTACAATACATAAAAAAATTTATTTCGCTAAAAAACAAGGAAATAGCGGAATGAGTTTTGTAAAGCAACCTAATAAACATGTTAATACCATTTTTATAGTAGATGAAGCTTCTATGATTTCTGATGCACAACAAAATTCAAAATTGTTTGAAAATGGTTCTTTATTAGATGATTTAATTTCATATGTATATTCTGGTAAAAACTGTAAACTTGTTTTTATAGGAGATACAGCCCAACTACCACCTGTAAAATTAACGATAAGCCCTGCTTTAGAGTCAGATAAACTTTCTTTTGATTTTAATAAAGATGTTATCGAAATTGAATTAGATGAAGTAGTGCGTCAAGAGCAAAACTCAGGTATTTTAGCCAACGCAACTGATTTGCGTATGTTGATACAATATAATACTACTGATTTTCAATTTAATATAAATTATCCTGATATTATTCGATTAGAAGATAGTTACGATATACAAGATGCTATTACTACAGCATATGATGGTGATACCGGAGTAGAGGACACCGCTTTTATTGTAAGGTCTAACAAAAGAGCAAATCAATATAATGATCAGATTAGAACAAAAATTCGTGGACAAGAAAACGAAATTTCTACAGGTGATTATGTAATGATTGTAAAAAATAATTATTTCTGGCTAAAAGAATCTTCATCCGCAGGTTTTATAGCCAATGGAGATATTTGTGAAGTAATGCGAATCAATTCAATTAAAGAATTATACGGCTTTAAATTTGCTGAAGTTGAGGTTCGTATGATTGATTACCCAGATATGCCTGCTTTTGAAACCGTTTTATTATTAGATACCCTTTCTAGTGAAAGCCCTTCTTTAACTTACGAACAGTCTAATAAGTTATACGAAGCTGTAAAAGAAGATTTTGCTGGAGAAACTAAGTATAAACAGTTTATGGAAGTAAAAAAGAATAAATACTTTAATGCACTTCAAGTAAAGTTTTCGTATGCTATGACTTGTCATAAATCTCAAGGAGGGCAGTGGGATACCGTTTTTATAGAACAACCTTATTTGCCAGACGGACAAAGTGTAGAATATCTACGTTGGTTATATACTGCTATTACTAGAGCTCAAAATAAATTATATTTAATAGGGTTTCAAGATGATTATTTTTTAGATTAA